The following proteins are co-located in the Ictalurus punctatus breed USDA103 chromosome 14, Coco_2.0, whole genome shotgun sequence genome:
- the nkx2.5 gene encoding homeobox protein Nkx-2.5: MAMFSSQMSSTPFSVRDILNLEQNHEDMVSLEMSIPTSSCMMFKPEPFVDAVNGAALFAPGDEQDAKGDRSTSLDFSPAFYGKSFLEMDLAKDAKSDDMLDAKERKEKARSPEERQKPDEVERPGQRKRRKPRVLFSQAQVYELERRFKQQKYLSAPERDHLAHVLKLTSTQVKIWFQNRRYKCKRQRQDQTLEMVGAGPPRRVSVPVLVRDGKRCLGDAASAYSASYNVGINHFPYNAYHSFGNVNFPSAGNTNYTCNYSASANVPPVQTSPSSGNYVNFGVGDLNNVQAPFQTNGGVSSLHGIRAW; the protein is encoded by the exons ATGGCGATGTTTTCGAGTCAAATGTCTTCCACTCCCTTCTCAGTCCGGGATATTTTAAACCTGGAACAGAACCACGAAGACATGGTCTCGTTGGAAATGTCGATCCCCACTTCGTCCTGCATGATGTTCAAACCGGAACCGTTCGTGGACGCGGTGAACGGAGCCGCGCTCTTCGCTCCTGGAGACGAGCAAGACGCTAAAGGTGACAGGAGCACATCTCTGGACTTTAGTCCTGCCTTTTATGGGAAGAGTTTCTTAGAAATGGATCTAGCCAAAGACGCAAAGTCGGACGACATGCTTGACGCCAAAGAGAGAAAAg AGAAAGCGCGTTCACCGGAGGAGCGCCAGAAACCGGATGAGGTGGAGCGGCCCGGGCAGCGGAAACGGCGAAAGCCGCGCGTGCTGTTCTCGCAGGCGCAGGTGTACGAGCTCGAGAGGCGCTTCAAGCAGCAGAAGTACCTGTCTGCGCCCGAGCGGGATCACCTGGCGCACGTGCTCAAGCTGACGTCCACGCAGGTGAAGATCTGGTTTCAGAACAGGCGCTACAAGTGCAAGCGGCAGCGCCAGGACCAGACGCTCGAGATGGTGGGCGCGGGCCCACCGAGGCGCGTGTCCGTGCCCGTGCTCGTGCGCGACGGCAAGCGCTGTTTGGGAGACGCCGCGTCCGCGTACAGCGCGTCATACAACGTGGGGATCAACCACTTCCCTTATAACGCCTACCACAGTTTCGGGAACGTGAACTTCCCGAGCGCCGGAAACACGAACTACACGTGCAACTACTCGGCGAGCGCAAACGTGCCTCCGGTGCAGACGTCACCGTCCAGTGGTAATTATGTGAATTTTGGAGTCGGGGATCTGAATAACGTGCAGGCGCCGTTTCAGACCAACGGCGGCGTTTCCTCGTTACACGGCATTCGGGCCTGGTGA